The region AGAGAGCCCGCACATGACAAGGAGGCTGCTCCATTTACATTAATTATGCAGTCAGGGCGGTGAGAATATCGGAGGGGCGGGGGCCGCCACTGCAGGAGCACAGAGCGGAGAGAGGAGCCCAGCGGCAGGCCTCCTGGCACAGGGACCTGATTGTTGGGGGCCACTGCTTTGCACCGCGGAGAACAATGGGCGCGCCCCAGGAGCCAGGGGGCAGAGTGGCGCGGCTGCTGGAGCCGCCCCCTGCGCTAGCGGCAGTCGGATGGCTGGCTGGGTTAGGCTGCAGCCGAAGAGGCCCGCGCTTTCTGCCCGCTGCAGCAGCCGGCCTTGTGTCCTTGGGTCACTGCCATCCACCTGGGAGTTTGCTCCCAAGCCTCAGAGTTTGCCTTTCAAATCCGAACCTGAAACTTGATTCGAGGCCTGGCAACCGTAGAGGCTGGATTTCCCTGATTTCAAGTGTCTGGGCTGCTGCCGACCCTGGTAACTCAGAGGACAGGGGAGGAGGCATAAATCACCATGTGAACATCTTTGACGATAGGAAAATATTCCAAACCAGCTATACAAAACAAGGATAATCTGGGAAAACAGTGgttcaaggggaaaaaagcagaaacagaagaagaataggaagaacaagaagaagaaagaaaacaaagctctAACCCCCTACCATAAATATGAAACAATTTTCCAGGTTTCTCATCATAATTGGCTCTGAAGCATCCAAACTTAATGGCTGTTTCTCAATGGGAGAATGAATTCTATAGGGAATTCCACAGGGAATTTAATTGTACgaacatttgttgagtacctactatgtccTAGGTCATGGGAAGTTATTACCTCATTATTGCGGTATGGAGAACATTCCAGAATATTTAGATTATTGCTCTTCTCAGAATTTAAATATGGAAACCATAGAAAAATTGCTGTTCTTGTCTCCAATATGTTCCCCACCTCCCTTACCCTTGTCCCCAGTTACTTGGCTCTAGTAAAGAAACACTGGAGCCAGTAGGGAGGATGAATGTacttttgttgattctttttgCACCTTTAAAGAGTATCAGTAAAGATTATCATGCAGTATTTCTACAGTATAGTTCATGCATCCAATTGTGTAGGCTTAGAATTGTATGCTAGCAAGGAATGACTAGCCAAATATCCATGCCAGTAGAACAGCAGAACATTCAGAtttgaaaatcttttaataaaaggaTGATTTGAAAAGGATTGCCCCTTTTTTAGATTTGCAAAACAATTCCGTGGACATATTTTGtactttgctttaaaataaaggaTTGTGTGTGCAGCATTTCACGAATAAAACCATGCCACATTCAACCAGGAGCAAATATATTGAAAATTGTTCCAAACAGAATTAGGCCATCTTTTCAAGGCCATGTGTAGTTGCCAGCCATGGTGACATTTAGCTCTACCCCAAACAAAGTCATAATTTTTGAAGAAATCAGTGTAgtacttttatcattttctttctttctttctttctttgaataagtagatataaattattactttttaaatgtttaatactCTTATGACATTTGTACCTTGGACTTGTTCCAAAAGTGaactattttcaaaaaaatgtcaTCTGCTTCCTTGGCTTCTAAGGAAAACATTGATCCCTCtatactacatatttttaaagtcatatgTGATTGCTTAAAACATACTGCTGTGGatgactttttctcttttcaaatggaaatatataaagatgcaacattttaaaatgaaggttGAATCATGAAATTGTTGATATCTGAccattttgactttaaaaatggcaattttatttGGTTCAGTCAGATAGACTGTACTGGTAACACGTagtgaaatgaaaatgcagaaatgAAAGTACTTAGGTACAACTATTGTgtaaaaatgtatacatgtacaAAAAGATTGTAATTTGATGTTACGCAAATAAAATGTTCATGGAGTCCTTTCTCCCCCATTACATTGCTTAAATTTACAATGAACAAAGTAtgtaaaagtttgttttcttttgagtttCATGGGAAAAgatctcttctttaaaaataacaaaattaaaaacatataccaAACTTAGTGATTCATGGGCTCTTGGAATTTTAACTGTGTATACCTTTGTATTattatctgtatatattttaagtataaacaTCCACAATTATTTTTTGACTCTGTTTCCAATCCACTTAAGAGTTAAGGAGTACTAGTATGTacatgttgtttttaattttacctgAATCTAATGGGAGCTTCCAAAATTAGGCCTAGTAATCTAGTCAGTATTTTAATTGGAACTGTATTTACCAGTATGGcccaacttttctttttcaccctCTCAGAACAGTTTGTGTCAAAATTATTTACATACTGGTTTGCTTTTGATGCTATCATCTGTGATATTTTTATCTCTGAGATAAATTTCcataaataagttaatttttaaatgcaaaaaatttCAGAATGCAAAAGTGATAAATTATGAatatagttcttttaaaaatatttaaataagatacTCATCCAAAAATGATATTCTTAGTATCATTAGCTTTGACATCATTGTATGGTGCCAGATTATAGTGATATGAAGCTTATAAtactatttcacatttttatccaCTAAATAAAAACCTGCCCTGTGTTTTATTACAAAGTAGGTGGCctgaaggaaaaatatatgtattctttCCTTTTGGTATAAAATATGCATTTGGGCTTCTCATTTCATCCCCAATCTGTGTTATTCCTTAAAAATGCAGAACTGCCTGAAGTcctctttaatatttaattcaacAACTTTTTAATCTGTCATTATGCTGTGATGAAGTAAGCATCAAGTGTCGctgaaaaagattaaattatactTGGAAATAGGAATTGAAATGATTTAGGGTTGGAGGCTGAATATTTGCTTTGCacaagtaataataatagtagcttgGGTGAAGAAGGGCTTTGGTTTGGCTTTAATGTCTTTGCCTTGCTGTGCTCCCCTGTGGCTCCCCCTGATTTACGCTGGCATTActgagctttattttatttaaatggagGTAGAATGTGGAAATTACTACACTACAATACATTAATTACTCCATACTATTTCTTtgtactgatttctttttttctgtaagcaTCATAAACAATGATGCAACCTACCCAAAATGGATAGCAGCTGTAAGCAATCCTTAGTTCCTGTTAACAAGCTTACCTCAGAAAGGAAAGGCAGTAATAATTAATACCCATCTACAGAACAgtgagaagcaaaggaaaatttaTGTTTTTCCTGCCATAGAGGATGACATCCTACATAAGAATAAGCTATGACAGtatgtgttaatattttaacCACTGCATTTTACTTCTTGCTTTTAACATCTAGACTTTACTTAACCTGTGGACTATTTTGTACTTAAGGATAAACATACAAAGTTTTAGACCTCAGTGACTTCTGGATGGTTCAACAGGTGACAAAGACTAACCTCTTTGGAGTACTTGGTCTCTGcttatgtttatatttctctcttttttaggaATCTGTCTGGTGGTATCTGGCTGCAtaagcttattttaaatttagctCTGTAGCTCTGTCTACACAAGGCCAAAGCAGTCAGTCAGTTGAGTGGAGAAAACTAATTGGGAAATTATTTGATCAAGTATACAGAGGAGCCCCATGTGGTTGTTTGAAAGAatgctgtatttcatttttactgtagTGCATGTGCATTGGTGGCTTTATGTATACTCCGGGTCTGTCTGTAATGAATGTCTTCAGAACATACTTTCATTTATCATGATTTGGCATGATAATGGTCCTTTTCAAAATAAGCCTAGAAATGGGCTAACATCTTGACATGCAGCACACCTGTTGGAATATTACCAGAGGTATATTCACTCCCAGGGATCCAGTGTATCTGTAACTTGGATATCCACTTCCCTAGCATCCTGTCCTATCTTGGGACAACAAGGAACAGAAAAGCCCTCCTcgttacttttttttaaacattccaagTGAGAATGTACACTTAATGCAGTAAATTCAGAGTTATCTATTAAttctacagaattaaaaaaaaataaaaccagcaaaatgtttttaagtttacAAAGCATTTACTACCTTTTTATGAGTTACCCTTTTTATACCTGAAAAAAGTCCAAAAAGCATTTTGCAAGTGACATATTCATTTtttcagaaactatttttttagCTTGAATTCATTTTACGCCCTAATTGAATTCCCTGAATATTTGGCTCCCCTCTTTATCAGTATATACTCAAGGGGGTGAAAATTGTACAATTGTATGGGTATCATTCCATGCCTTTTGTTTGTTACCATTAGATATTGGTAATTAAAGTTCTGTTGTTTTTGATAGCGAATTACCTCTTATAGGATGTCAGTGTATATTTAAAGGACTAGGTTCACAGGTTATTTACAATTTAATGTTTTGCTCTAGGAAAGCATTTGGAAATAAATCAATTTTCAAACAATTGGTTGATGTTTGCCTACACAATTTCATTCCTATTAAGGTATGCCTTtgtcaatgtgtttttttttgttctagCACAAGACTAGTTGCCTTTCTAAAATCTAGTATGCTTGTAGGGTAAAGTAAATGCATGTCTTtgtagaagaataaataaaaagagcaaCCTGAGTCAATAAGCGGGTTCAATTCATGCCTACAGCCATGGTGGACAGCTCATTTTGTAGATGTGGgtgttttgtttacatttataATGCAGCTTTATTTAATGCTGACAGATATAGCTTGTGGCAAATGATAGTCAGAATGTATGAGCAGTCATAATGCTTCTGTCTTCTTATAGTGTGCTGCTGAAAATAAGCAGTTCACCTCTGTTTTTATTGAGGAAAGGATATGAGACAGCTATAGCTTCGTGAGGCTATTTATTGAGTTGTTTTACTAGCTGTGAACATGCCGCTTTATAGCAGTTGTGAAAATGGACTTTGCTAGTGTGTGGGAAAGGAAATAACATTGCAGTATACAAGGGTAGTAAAAAATCTCTATAAATAATTTTCTGGGTTGAGGAATATTCTCATTTAAACAGGCAGAATGGGTTTGTGGTTTTGGCTAGGTGTcagtttcccccccccccccccccaaaaatcgCTAGTTGGAATTATCATATAATTTGGAGGCAAATTTTGATTCTATAACATTTAATTGGGTTAGAATTTAGGAAAGCTTGTTTACATACCCACCTAGATTTAGCAAAGTATTGTGACCTGTGGGACTTAAGGATCTGTTTTAACCAGCTTAGGGTATAAATACAAATGTTCAGTAGGATGTACTTATGCGTGATAAGACATACCTATAAGTTAGTAATAGTATGTTTGTTATTTAAGAATGTATGCGTGATACAGAAAAACCTATATTCATATACTGTTTATAATGTAATAGAGAATTCAGATGTGTAAGTAGCACACAGTTGATGGACAATTTTTAAAGTCCTTGTATTTTGACCCCAAGgatttattattcaaaataattaaggGAAAACGACAAACTAATCACAGAACTTGAATTTGTATTATTCCTTTCATCCTTGGAAATTATAAGCACGCATTACACCTGGACCTTTTAACTGCAACAAATTGGTTTTTAcactagtttcttttttctgctaCTAAATCTTCCCAGGTCTGCTAACGCTTTTTTATGTAGTTATTTATTTCCTACCATAATTGTGATGGatataatactttttattcttATACATAAAAAAGAGCATTAGAAAAgtacatatttgaaatttttattactttatttttactcaAATGTTCATCATACAGTAGTGAGAAGGTacacaaataatattttcatgtatgcaaaataatttagAAAGCAGTGTGACTCTCAGCTGGTGTTTCTTCCATGTCTGTGCTCAAATTCTAGGGAACACTGAATATTAAATTGAAATAACCCTCCCTTGATATTATGCAGCTAAAGTTCAGTTTAATTCTCAGATAAGGTTTTCTTAGACACATATCATTTTCctttcatgtaaataaaaatcaGACTTAGATTTGAATATTCTCTACTTTATAGAGTAAATCAAAATGCTACAAAGTATCACTTATTGCCTTTTCTTAGTGCTTTTATTAAAGCATTTCTGTTACCACTAAATATATGGATTATAGGGATGCTGTAAAATGTTCCTATTTCCTTCTCCACTGGCTGATGAAATGGGTTAATCTCTCAATAGAGCTATTTCCTTAATTCACACCTGTTTTCAAATCCCTAGTAACCACAAGGTAACTGAAGagattcctctgtgtgtgtgccttATATACCTATTTCACAGGGAGAGAAATCTagataaaaaatgaagacaaacacttccttaattttttttttaggaaagttGTTATACATTACCTAAAAAAGCTGCCATATTTAAAGTATTATTCAGCAGCCTGATTATGTCACCTAATACGCATCTTTTCAATGGAAATTTTCATCTCTAAAGGGCATTACCCCTCTATATAAagcatatttatactttttttcagCAACATTGTGAGGATGTGATAGATATAACTAATTTCATAGTTGTGATTTAGAAACAAAGGAACTGATCTTATATTTGTACAGCCAAATGTGGGCTTGGCACATTTGGCTGTACAAATATAAGATCAGTTCCTTTGTTTCTAAATCACAACTATGAAATTAGTTATATATCTATCCTCATCCTCACAATGTgctgaaaaaagtaataaatatgcTTTATATAGAGGTATGCCCTTTTGAGATGAAAATTTCATTGAAAAGATGCGTATTAGGTGACATAATCAGGCTGCTGAATAATACTTTAAATATGGCAGTTTTTAGTAATGTATAacaatttcctaaaaaaaaaaattaaggaagtgttttgtcttccttttttatttctagatttctCTCCCTGTGAAAATAGGTATATAAggccacacacacagaggaatctCTTCAGTTACCTTGTTGGTTACTAGGGATTTGAAAACAGGTGGTGATTTAGGAAATAGCTCTATTGAGAGATTAACCCATTTCATCAGCCAGTGGAGAAGGAAATAGGAACATTTTACAGCATCCCTATAATCCATATATTTAGTGGTAAacagaaatgcttttaaaaaagcaCTAAGAAAAGGCAATAAGTGAGTACTTTGTAGCATTTTGACTCNNNNNNNNNNNNNNNNNNNNNNNNNNNNNNNNNNNNNNNNNNNNNNNNNNNNNNNNNNNNNNNNNNNNNNNNNNNNNNNNNNNNNNNNNNNNNNNNNNNNNNNNNNNNNNNNNNNNNNNNNNNNNNNNNNNNNNNNNNNNNNNNNNNNNNNNNNNNNNNNNNNNNNNNNNNNNNNNNNNNNNNNNNNNNNNNNNNNNNNNNNNNNNNNNNNNNNNNNNNNNNNNNNNNNNNNNNNNNNNNNNNNNNNNNNNNNNNNNNNNNNNNNNNNNNNNNNNNNNNNNNNNNNNNNNNNNNNNNNNNNNNNNNNNNNNNNNNNNNNNNNNNNNNNNNNNNNNNNNNNNNNNNNNNNNNNNNNNNNNNNNNNNNNNNNNNNNNNNNNNNNNNNNNNNNNNNNNNNNNNNNNNNNNNNNNNNNNNNNNNNNNNNNNNNNNNNNNNNNNNNNNNNNNNNNNNNNNNNNNNNNNNNNNNNNNNNNNNNNNNNNNNNNNNNNNNNNNNNNNNGGGGAGGGTATATAAACGGAGTCGGGGGACTGAGCGGTAGACGCTGGTCAGACTTCACAGGCAAATTGGGTTGGGGGTTTCGTGAGCGTGAGAGGTAAGCGCCGCGGCCTCTCTTTTCAGACCTGCCATCGCTTTGTCCGCTGCCCCTCTTGATCCCCAGTCCCTGTGTCGCTCTCAGGTTGGTAACCTCGGTGCGTTCCCGTGTTTCGGGCCTGTGGCTGGATTGCTACGCCTGCCTGTTGACCGACAGCGACGTCAAGATGAAGCTCTCCCTAGTGGCTGCGGTGCTGCTGCTGCTCGGCGCGGCGCGGGCCGAGGAGGAGGATAAGAAAGAGGACGTGGGCACGGTGGTCGGCATCGACCTGGGGACCACCTACTCCTGGTAAGTGGGGTTtgtggaaaggggagaatggggcgTGGCCCTGGACCGGGATGAGAATGGCTGTGCTGATTTTTCCGTTCGGTTTTTCCGCCAGCGTTGGGGTGTTTAAGAATGGCCGCGTGGAGATCATTGCCAACGATCAGGGCAACCGTATCACGCCGTCTTATGTGGCCTTCACTCCCGAAGGGGAGCGTCTGATCGGCGATGCAGCCAAGAACCAGCTCACCTCCAACCCCGAGAACACGGTCTTCGACGCCAAGCGGCTCATCGGCCGCACTTGGAATGACCCGTCTGTGCAGCAGGACATCAAGTTCTTGCCTTTCAAGGTTCGGCCGGGTTTTTTCACCAGATAGGAAGTGGGCGGCGGTGGTGGtggtattagtattagtattaaaGATTGAGAAGTTAGAGGAAAACAGTGTTGACTACAAAAAAGGGTAGAGTCATGGaatatgtaataatttttaatcattCTGATGTGTTACAAAATTTACTGAAGTTGTTACAAACTTCACACATAACTCTCTATCTAGTAGTTTAGGATTAAGGGAAGTATTTCTGATCAATATTCAGCTCCAAGGGATCAAAGTAAACCAAACTATGGGGGAAGAAGACTCTCGTAcagtccaattttttaaaagcttgaagtgtcattctttctgtgtctgcaaataatacaaattctttaaaataggtggttgaaaagaaaactaaaccatACATTCAAGTTGACATTGGAGGTGGCCAAACAAAGACATTTGCTCCTGAAGAAATATCCGCTATGGTTCTCACCAAAATGAAGGAAACCGCTGAGGCTTATTTGGGAAAGAAGGTACGTGTCTCCAGAATAGTGTTAAgtgattttattattactattcttGATTGTGTTGTATAAATGCCttcattgttttaataatttgaatCTGAAAGACATCCATGTGTATCAGTTTTAATTACTCATATAATTTCCTGTAGGCCAAGCAAAATGCTAGGGACTTTCCCCCagtataaaactatatatatattatgccCATCTTACAAATAAGCTGGCTTAGAAACTGAAGTAATGGTTTGACTGTAACTTCTGGATAAAGCCATATGATAAGATATacttatccctggctggtgtggctcaatggattgagctctggcctgcgaaccaaagggtcggtggttcaattcccagtcagggcacatgcctgggttgctggccaggttcccagtgggggacgtgtgagaggcaaccacacattgttgcttctctccctctctttctctctccctacccctctctgaaaataaatattttttaaaaatacacttaattGCCTTTTGTTATCCTTTTAGGTTACTCACGCAGTTGTTACTGTACCAGCCTATTTCAATGACGCCCAACGCCAGGCAACTAAAGATGCTGGAACTATTGCTGGATTGAATGTCATGAGGATCATCAATGAGCCGTAAGTGTTACATTCAAGGTATGGCATATTTGCTCCGTAAGGAAAATGTAAACTTAATGgaacttgttttttcttcttattctcctAACAGTACAGCAGCTGCTATTGCTTATGGCCTGGataagagggaaggggagaagaacaTCCTGGTGTTTGACCTGGGTGGTGGAACCTTTGATGTGTCTCTTCTCACCATTGATAATGGTGTCTTTGAAGTTGTGGCCACTAATGGCGATACTCATCTGGGTGGAGAAGACTTTGACCAGCGTGTCATGGAACACTTCATCAAGCTCTACAAAAAGAAGACTGGCAAAGATGTAAGGAAAGACAACAGAGCTGTGCAGAAACTCCGACGAGAGGTAGAGAAGGCCAAACGGGCCCTGTCTTCTCAACATCAAGCAAGAATTGAAATTGAGTCCTTCTATGAAGGAGAAGATTTCTCTGAGACCCTGACTCGGGCCAAATTTGAAGAGCTAAACATGGTATGTTCCTTGTTTTTTGCTTTGCTAATGAGATCTAATTAGATTCTCTTGAGTTTGGAGCATTGCATTTAGAAGTCTAGACAATATCTCGGCATAACAGACATCATCATCCTAGTAATTAATGTCTCTTATTCTAGGACCTGTTCCGTTCTACCATGAAGCCTGTCCAGAAAGTGCTGGAAGATTCTGATTTGAAGAAATCTGATATTGATGAAATTGTTCTTGTTGGTGGCTCTACTCGAATCCCAAAGATTCAACAACTGGTGAAAGAGTTCTTCAATGGCAAGGAGCCATCCCGTGGCATAAACCCAGATGAAGCTGTAGCGTATGGTGCTGCTGTCCAGGCCGGTGTGCTCTCTGGCGATCAAGATACAGGTAGGTCAATGTCACAAGCATCTTCACACTGCTTCAGCAGCTTGATGAGAAGAATATAATTAGCTGTTGCTTTAGAAAGCAATAGAACATGAGCaacaaggtcacacaggtagtaaagggtacagggaggagggcaAGACATGGTGCAGTTTCAAGATCCTTTGCAGTGTTTAATTCATTGCTTCTAAACTGGTTTTGCATAGAACCTAACCAGATAGCAAGGTGGAGAAGATAAAGTTGAGTTGTTCAACGGGAGACTGCTTGGTAGTGCTCCTCTGACTCTTTAATTAGAACTTATCTCTATGTTACCTTTGCAGGTGATCTGGTACTGCTTGACGTATGTCCCCTTACGCTTGGTATTGAAACTGTGGGAGGTGTCATGACCAAACTGATTCCTAGGAACACTGTGGTGCCCACCAAGA is a window of Desmodus rotundus isolate HL8 chromosome 1, HLdesRot8A.1, whole genome shotgun sequence DNA encoding:
- the HSPA5 gene encoding endoplasmic reticulum chaperone BiP, producing MKLSLVAAVLLLLGAARAEEEDKKEDVGTVVGIDLGTTYSCVGVFKNGRVEIIANDQGNRITPSYVAFTPEGERLIGDAAKNQLTSNPENTVFDAKRLIGRTWNDPSVQQDIKFLPFKVVEKKTKPYIQVDIGGGQTKTFAPEEISAMVLTKMKETAEAYLGKKVTHAVVTVPAYFNDAQRQATKDAGTIAGLNVMRIINEPTAAAIAYGLDKREGEKNILVFDLGGGTFDVSLLTIDNGVFEVVATNGDTHLGGEDFDQRVMEHFIKLYKKKTGKDVRKDNRAVQKLRREVEKAKRALSSQHQARIEIESFYEGEDFSETLTRAKFEELNMDLFRSTMKPVQKVLEDSDLKKSDIDEIVLVGGSTRIPKIQQLVKEFFNGKEPSRGINPDEAVAYGAAVQAGVLSGDQDTGDLVLLDVCPLTLGIETVGGVMTKLIPRNTVVPTKKSQIFSTASDNQPTVTIKVYEGERPLTKDNHLLGTFDLTGIPPAPRGVPQIEVTFEIDVNGILRVTAEDKGTGNKNKITITNDQNRLTPEEIERMVNDAEKFAEEDKKLKERIDTRNELESYAYSLKNQIGDKEKLGGKLSSEDKETMEKAVEEKIEWLESHQDADIEDFKAKKKELEEIVQPIISKLYGSAGPPPTGEEESADKDEL